The following coding sequences lie in one Polyodon spathula isolate WHYD16114869_AA chromosome 15, ASM1765450v1, whole genome shotgun sequence genomic window:
- the LOC121328045 gene encoding tumor necrosis factor ligand superfamily member 13B-like codes for MKFTEQNLNIYFDPQQKYLISTILFLTLAAIMSTSLSAISLYHVITLKAEVATLKTEVFKKREEHLVSLTCPDGEMPQPNRDQEQRVHYVNEEDILEDLRIGNSIAKPGNHRIRLRRSNNLTDKTVLQPCLQMIANKDKGTFQKGENTAISWLPGLKRGTALEEQTNAIIVKEAGYFFVYSQVYYKDKIYAMGHIIVRKKASIVGDELQNVNLFRCIQNMNEDFPFNTCSTAGIAKLEEGDSIELLIPRQSAVVSLDGDSTFFGAIKLV; via the exons ATGAAATTTACTGAACAAAACCTCAACATTTACTTTGATCCCCAGCAGAAGTACCTGATCTCCACGATATTGTTTCTGACACTTGCAGCAATAATGTCTACTTCTCTGTCAGCTATCTCTTTATATCATGTAATAACATTAAAAGCAGAAGTAGCCACTTTGAAGACAGAGGTTTTCAAAAAGCGAGAAGAGCACTTGGTGTCCTTGACCTGCCCTGATGGAGAAATGCCCCAACCAAACAGGGACCAAGAGCAg AGAGTGCATTATGTAAATGAAGAAGATATACTGGAAGACCTCAGGATAGGAAACTCTATAGCAAAGCCTGGTAATCACAGAATAAGGCTGCGCAGATCCAATAATCTCACTGATAAAACAG tactTCAACCGTGTTTGCAAATGATCGCAAACAAAGATAAAGGCACCTTCCAAAAAG GTGAAAATACAGCTATCTCTTGGCTTCCAGGTCTCAAAAGAGGCACTGCCCTGGAAGAGCAAACCAATGCAATAATTGTCAAAGAGGCAGGGTACTTTTTTGTGTACAGCCAG GTTTATTATAAGGATAAAATCTATGCAATGGGACACATAATAGTAAGGAAAAAGGCCAGCATAGTTGGAGATGAACTGCAAAATGTCAATTTGTTCCGATGTATCCAAAATATGAACGAAGATTTTCCTTTCAATACCTGCTCTACAGCTg GGATTGCAAAACTGGAAGAAGGAGATAGTATTGAACTCCTTATACCTCGGCAGTCAGCAGTGGTATCTCTGGATGGGGATTCAACATTCTTCGGCGCTATAAAACTTGTGTGA
- the LOC121328160 gene encoding protein ABHD13, with the protein MDKSWRLWTIAQKWLLNLASWSWGLCRISLLALILTFHLYGGFMLLALILASVAGILYKFQDVLLYFPDQPSSSRLYVPVPTGIPHENIFVKTRDGVRLNLILLRYTGDNPAFSPTVIYFHGNAGNIGHRIPNALLMLVNLKVNVILVDYRGYGKSEGEASEDGLYLDSEAVLDYVMTRPDIDKTKIILFGRSLGGAVAVHLASENPHRIAAIMVENTFLSIPHMASTLFSFFPMKYLPLWCYKNKFLSYKKIAQCRMPSLFISGLSDQLIPPVMMKQLYELSPSRTKRFAIFPDGTHNDTWQCQGYFTAIEQFIKELLQNHSHEETTIAVSNVTII; encoded by the coding sequence ATGGATAAGTCATGGAGGTTGTGGACCATTGCTCAAAAGTGGTTGTTAAATTTGGCATCGTGGTCCTGGGGGCTGTGCCGCATCTCACTGCTGGCTCTGATATTAACTTTTCATCTGTATGGTGGCTTTATGTTACTTGCACTGATACTTGCTTCAGTAGCAGGTATATTGTACAAATTCCAAGACGTGCTGCTGTATTTTCCCGATCAGCCTTCCTCTTCTCGCTTGTATGTTCCTGTGCCTACTGGGATCCCACATGAAAACATCTTTGTAAAAACCAGAGATGGTGTACGTCTTAATCTCATTCTGCTTAGATACACTGGTGACAATCCAGCATTTTCACCCACCGTTATCTACTTCCACGGGAATGCTGGCAACATTGGTCACCGGATACCCAATGCACTGCTAATGTTGGTCAACTTGAAGGTGAATGTAATACTGGTTGATTATAGAGGTTATGGCAAAAGTGAAGGTGAAGCAAGTGAAGATGGGCTGTATTTAGATTCTGAAGCTGTACTGGATTATGTTATGACCAGACCAGACATAGATAAAACTAAAATCATTCTGTTTGGGCGCTCATTAGGAGGAGCAGTAGCTGTCCATCTGGCATCAGAAAATCCCCATCGGATCGCTGCCATAATGGtagaaaatacatttctcagcatcCCCCACATGgccagtactttgttttctttctttccaatGAAATATCTTCCACTCTGGTGCTACAAAAACAAATTCCTGTCCTACAAGAAAATTGCACAATGCAGGATGCCTTCACTTTTCATCTCCGGACTGTCTGACCAGCTGATTCCACCAGTCATGATGAAGCAGCTGTATGAACTTTCTCCGTCCCGGACTAAGAGGTTTGCCATATTTCCAGATGGCACTCACAATGACACCTGGCAGTGCCAAGGATACTTCACAGCCATTGAACAATTCATTAAAGAACTTCTACAAAACCATTCTCATGAAGAAACAACGATAGCAGTGTCAAATGTAACAATTATATGA
- the lig4 gene encoding DNA ligase 4: MAAAVQSVSSPQTTVASQVPFAHLCSTLEKIQKARPRPEKTKHFKDFLDSWRKFHAALHENAPNTTDSFYPAMRLILPQLERERMAYGIKENMLAKLYIEVLGLPKDGGDANKLLNYRTPTTSQGDAGDFAVVAYFVLKTRCPVQGNLTIQQVNDFLDSVANNNASQRKDLVKKSLLQLIPQSSALEQKWLIRMILKDMKLGISKETVLQIFHPDAIELHNVTTDLEKVCRQLHDPSVSLSDVSIGLFSAFKPMLAAVADIKRIEKQMNNQSFYIETKLDGERMQLHKDGDVYKYYSRNGYEYTQQFGASPLEGSLTPFIHNVFKVNIVNCILDGEMMAYNPTTQTFMQKGSKFDIKRMVDDSELQTCFCVFDVLLVNGQKLAHETLRKRYETLQTVFTPVEGRVHIVPKIDARTNQEVVNALNEAIDNREEGIMVKDPMSIYKPDKRGEGWLKIKPEYVDGLMDELDILIVGGYWGKGLRGGMMSHFLCAVAETPPPGEKPSVFHSFCRIGSGYTMKELYDLGLKLANHWKLYRKKNPPASILCGTEKPEVYIDPCNSVIIQVKAAEIVDSDMYKTECTLRFPRIEKIRDDKEWHECMTLKDLDSFCDKASGKLASRHIHLNDDLPEKKKRKLAPKPRKVIGVIDHFKPQDLSSVTKVTDIFEDVEFCVISGNDEHSKAELEKGIAECGGDIVQNPGKETYCIIAGIENMRVKNLISANKYDVVQVNWLLECLKRKECMPWKPSHMIHMSPSTKQHFAKEYDCFGDSYYADTDKEQLKEVFRRIKKTEAKLPLAAIADIEQRFSWDEVTTSLFRQYQVYVDCYSVIGDLGSLIHGTSLEIRALELRFYGANVVSNLVEGVSHVVIGDQARVLELKAVRRKFAKKFKIVSELWVVDSVSEGRLLNDNDYLV; this comes from the coding sequence ATGGCTGCAGCAGTGCAATCAGTGTCCTCGCCTCAGACTACAGTCGCATCTCAAGTTCCTTTTGCTCACCTATGTTCAACTTTAGAAAAAATACAGAAAGCCAGACCAAGAccagagaaaacaaaacattttaaagactttcTGGATTCTTGGAGAAAGTTCCATGCTGCTCTTCATGAGAATGCTCCAAATACCACAGACTCATTCTACCCAGCAATGCGTCTCATTCTCCCCCAATTAGAAAGGGAGAGAATGGCATATGGGATCAAGGAGAATATGCTTGCGAAGCTTTACATAGAAGTTTTAGGTCTACCAAAAGATGGAGGGGATGCAAACAAGCTTCTGAACTATAGAACCCCTACAACCTCCCAGGGAGACGCTGGGGACTTTGCTGTTGTTGCGTACTTTGTTCTTAAGACCAGGTGCCCAGTTCAAGGAAACTTAACAATACAGCAGGTCAATGATTTCTTGGATTCTGTTGCCAATAATAATGCTAGCCAAAGAAAAGACTTAGTAAAAAAGAGCCTGCTACAGCTAATACCTCAGAGTTCTGCCCTGGAGCAAAAGTGGCTAATCCGTATGATTCTTAAAGACATGAAATTGGGCATTAGTAAAGAAACTGTGCTTCAGATATTTCATCCAGATGCCATTGAATTACACAATGTGACCACAGATCTAGAAAAGGTATGCAGACAACTTCATGACCCGTCAGTTTCTCTCAGTGATGTCTCTATTGGGCTTTTCTCAGCATTTAAGCCCATGCTGGCAGCTGTTGCAGACATAAAACGAATTGAAAAGCAAATGAATAACCAAAGTTTCTACATTGAAACAAAGCTTGACGGTGAGCGTATGCAGTTGCACAAAGACGGGGATGTATATAAATATTACTCCCGCAATGGGTATGAGTATACACAGCAATTTGGAGCCTCTCCATTGGAAGGTTCATTAACTCCATTTATCCATAATGTCTTTAAGGTCAATATTGTAAACTGCATTTTAGATGGTGAGATGATGGCTTATAATCCCACTACTCAAACCTTCATGCAAAAAGGCAGCAAGTTTGACATTAAAAGAATGGTTGATGATTCAGAATTGCAAACCTGTTTTTGCGTGTTTGATGTGCTGTTGGTAAATGGACAGAAACTGGCCCATGAGACGCTCCGAAAACGATACGAGACCCTTCAGACCGTCTTTACCCCCGTAGAGGGCAGAGTACATATTGTACCCAAAATTGACGCAAGGACTAATCAGGAAGTTGTTAATGCCCTGAATGAAGCAATTGACAACCGAGAGGAAGGAATCATGGTTAAAGATCCAATGTCTATTTACAAACCAGATAAGCGTGGTGAAGGGTGGCTGAAAATTAAACCAGAGTATGTAGATGGGTTGATGGATGAACTTGACATCTTGATTGTTGGGGGATACTGGGGGAAAGGCTTACGGGGTGGAATGATGTCTCATTTTCTGTGTGCTGTAGCCGAAACCCCTCCACCGGGAGAAAAGCCGTCAGTGTTTCACTCTTTTTGCCGTATTGGTTCAGGATACACTATGAAGGAGCTTTACGACCTTGGCTTAAAACTGGCAAATCACTGGAAACTCTACCGCAAGAAAAACCCTCCAGCTTCTATTTTATGTGGTACTGAAAAGCCAGAGGTGTACATTGATCCATGCAATTCTGTGATCATTCAGGTAAAGGCTGCTGAAATTGTTGACAGTGATATGTATAAAACTGAGTGCACTTTGCGTTTTCCAAGGATAGAAAAAATAAGGGATGACAAGGAGTGGCACGAGTGCATGACCCTCAAAGATTTGGACAGTTTTTGTGATAAAGCCTCAGGAAAGCTGGCATCCAGGCATATTCATTTGAATGATGACCTAccagaaaagaagaaaaggaaacTTGCACCCAAACCAAGGAAAGTGATCGGTGTAATTGATCATTTCAAGCCCCAGGACCTTTCCAGTGTCACCAAAGTTACTGACATATTTGAGGATGTGGAGTTTTGCGTCATAAGTGGAAATGATGAGCATTCAAAAGCAGAGCTTGAAAAGGGAATTGCTGAATGTGGTGGAGATATTGTCCAAAACCCTGGGAAAGAAACATACTGCATTATTGCTGGCATAGAAAACATGAGGGTGAAAAATCTTATCTCTGCAAATAAGTATGATGTTGTACAAGTCAACTGGCTTTTGGAGTGCCTGAAGAGGAAGGAGTGCATGCCGTGGAAGCCCAGTCACATGATCCACATGTCCCCATCTACAAAGCAGCACTTTGCAAAAGAATATGATTGCTTTGGGGACAGTTATTATGCAGACACTGACAAAGAGCAACTAAAGGAAGTATTTAGGAGGATTAAAAAGACAGAAGCTAAGCTACCTCTGGCTGCCATTGCAGATATAGAACAGAGATTTTCATGGGATGAAGTTACAACAAGCCTGTTCAGACAGTATCAAGTTTATGTTGATTGTTATTCTGTCATTGGTGATCTTGGAAGCTTAATCCATGGAACAAGTTTGGAAATAAGGGCTCTGGAGCTCAGATTTTATGGGGCTAATGTTGTCTCCAACCTTGTGGAAGGAGTTTCACACGTTGTCATCGGTGATCAAGCCCGTGTTCTCGAGCTGAAGGCTGTTAGGAGAAAGTTTGCTAAGAAGTTTAAGATAGTGTCAGAATTATGGGTTGTGGACTCTGTAAGTGAAGGACGTTTGTTGAATGACAATGATTACTTAGTTTAA